A genome region from Tolypothrix sp. PCC 7712 includes the following:
- a CDS encoding DUF4336 domain-containing protein, which produces MLKAIDTDIWVAEQSLKYFGLEVGTRMTVIRLSSNKLMVISPIKIDHSTINDLNQLGEVIYIVVPNLYHHLFVADFQLYYPHAKLLAVSGLGSKRPDLQIDKIISNQSISVIDEVEYVLVEGFNTVDINGYSPLNECVFFHARSQTLIVTDIVFHFDEQFPLRTKLIAKMFGNYKQLRPSLLEKLATQDKIKVKRSIQQLLTWDFQRIIMAHGSIIEQNAKPQLKAGYEWFLEITL; this is translated from the coding sequence ATGCTAAAAGCAATTGATACTGACATTTGGGTTGCGGAACAATCCCTAAAATATTTTGGCTTGGAAGTAGGAACGAGGATGACTGTGATTCGTCTGAGCAGCAATAAATTAATGGTGATATCACCAATTAAGATTGATCACTCAACTATCAATGATCTCAATCAATTGGGAGAAGTAATTTACATTGTTGTTCCTAACTTATATCATCATCTATTTGTTGCCGACTTTCAGCTTTACTACCCCCATGCAAAACTATTGGCAGTATCTGGACTGGGGAGCAAACGACCAGATCTGCAGATTGACAAAATTATTAGCAATCAAAGCATTTCTGTGATTGATGAAGTTGAGTATGTCTTAGTAGAAGGATTCAACACAGTTGATATCAATGGATATTCACCACTCAATGAATGCGTCTTTTTTCATGCCAGAAGCCAGACTTTGATTGTCACTGATATAGTTTTTCATTTTGATGAGCAATTTCCACTAAGGACAAAGTTAATAGCTAAAATGTTTGGCAATTACAAACAACTTCGTCCATCATTATTGGAGAAATTGGCAACTCAAGATAAAATCAAAGTCAAGCGTTCAATTCAACAGCTGCTCACTTGGGATTTTCAACGAATTATCATGGCGCATGGCAGCATAATTGAACAAAATGCTAAACCTCAGTTGAAAGCAGGTTATGAGTGGTTTTTAGAAATAACCTTGTAA
- a CDS encoding KaiA family protein translates to MLLPIIILPLHIKKTLYYLSTLVITPRSAGWIWNLPDTITNNKFLISPFTLIDTFNINFLIKGLLPNNNENLLAKYSYGFASYKEKHQNLFQQMDAHEREQLLREIKSDYREILIYYFTTEQTLKEKIDKFINAVFCANIPVPQIIEMHMELIDEFSKQLRLEGRSDETLLDYRLALIDILAHLCETYRCSIYK, encoded by the coding sequence ATGTTATTACCAATAATAATTCTCCCACTGCATATTAAAAAAACTTTATATTATCTATCAACCTTAGTTATTACTCCAAGGTCAGCTGGATGGATATGGAACTTGCCTGATACGATCACAAATAACAAGTTTTTGATCTCACCTTTTACTTTAATTGATACTTTTAATATAAATTTTTTAATAAAGGGCTTGCTACCCAACAATAATGAAAATTTGCTTGCAAAATATTCCTATGGATTTGCATCTTATAAGGAAAAACACCAGAACTTGTTTCAACAGATGGATGCACACGAGCGAGAACAGTTGTTGCGAGAGATAAAATCTGATTACCGAGAAATACTTATATACTACTTTACCACAGAACAAACTCTAAAAGAAAAGATTGATAAATTCATCAATGCAGTATTTTGTGCTAATATTCCTGTGCCCCAAATCATAGAAATGCATATGGAGTTAATTGACGAATTCTCCAAACAGTTAAGATTAGAAGGAAGGAGTGATGAAACATTACTTGATTATCGACTGGCATTAATAGATATTCTGGCTCACTTGTGTGAAACTTATAGATGTTCGATATATAAATAA
- the kaiC gene encoding circadian clock protein KaiC, translating to MIEKDQPEQSVTPLIGGVEKIRTMIEGFDDISHGGLPIGRTTLVSGTSGTGKTLLSLQFLYNGITFFDDPGVFVTFEESPSDIIKNAHIFGWNLQRLIDEGKLFILDASPDPEGQDIVGNFDLSALIERLQYAIRKYKAKRVSIDSITAVFQQYEAMGVVRREIFRLVARLKQLSVTTVITTERSEEYGPVASFGVEEFVSDNVVIVRNVLEGERRRRTIEILKLRGTTHMKGEYPFTITNEGVNIFPLGAMRLTQRSSNVRVSSGVKTLDEMCGGGFFKDSIILATGATGTGKTLLVSKFIQDGCLNGEQAILFAYEESRAQLSRNASSWGIDFEELEKQGLLKIICTYPESTGLEDHLQIIKSEIAVFKPARIAIDSLSALARGVSNNAFRQFVIGVTGYAKQEEITGFFTNTTDQFMGSHSITDSHISTITDTILMLQYVEIRGEMSRAINVFKMRGSWHDKGIREYNITAAGPDIKDSFRNYERIVSGAPTRVSIDEKAELSRIVKSFEGKQSSDS from the coding sequence ATGATTGAAAAAGACCAGCCAGAGCAAAGCGTAACACCGTTAATTGGGGGTGTAGAAAAAATCCGCACAATGATAGAGGGCTTTGACGATATTAGTCATGGTGGTTTACCTATTGGAAGAACTACCTTAGTCAGTGGCACCTCTGGCACCGGTAAAACTTTATTATCTCTACAATTTCTCTATAACGGTATCACATTCTTTGATGATCCTGGGGTATTTGTCACCTTTGAAGAATCCCCTAGTGACATTATTAAAAATGCCCATATTTTTGGGTGGAATTTGCAACGTTTAATAGACGAGGGGAAATTATTTATTCTTGATGCTTCCCCTGATCCTGAAGGGCAAGATATTGTAGGCAACTTTGACCTTTCAGCCTTGATTGAGCGGTTGCAATATGCAATTCGCAAATACAAAGCCAAACGCGTATCAATTGACTCCATCACAGCTGTGTTTCAGCAGTATGAAGCAATGGGAGTAGTACGACGCGAGATATTTCGTCTAGTCGCCCGTCTCAAACAGCTGAGTGTCACGACTGTGATTACCACTGAACGCAGCGAAGAATATGGGCCAGTCGCTTCTTTTGGAGTGGAAGAGTTTGTTTCTGATAACGTTGTCATAGTTCGCAACGTTTTAGAAGGAGAACGCCGCCGCCGCACCATAGAAATTTTGAAATTGCGCGGTACAACTCATATGAAAGGTGAATATCCTTTTACCATTACCAATGAAGGAGTGAATATTTTCCCATTGGGAGCAATGCGCTTGACACAAAGGTCTTCTAATGTAAGGGTATCCTCTGGGGTGAAAACCTTGGATGAAATGTGTGGTGGTGGCTTCTTTAAAGATTCGATTATTTTAGCCACAGGAGCCACGGGTACTGGTAAAACATTATTAGTCAGCAAATTTATTCAAGATGGCTGTCTTAATGGGGAACAGGCGATATTGTTTGCTTACGAGGAATCGCGTGCCCAGCTTTCTCGGAATGCTTCCTCTTGGGGAATTGATTTTGAGGAATTAGAAAAACAAGGTTTACTCAAAATCATCTGTACATATCCCGAATCAACTGGCTTAGAAGACCATCTGCAAATTATTAAATCAGAAATTGCAGTTTTCAAGCCAGCGAGAATTGCCATTGACTCTCTTTCGGCTTTAGCTAGAGGAGTCAGCAATAATGCCTTTAGACAGTTTGTCATTGGTGTTACTGGTTACGCAAAACAAGAAGAAATTACAGGGTTTTTTACCAATACAACTGACCAATTTATGGGATCGCATTCGATTACAGATTCCCATATTTCCACGATTACTGACACAATTTTGATGTTACAGTATGTAGAAATTCGTGGAGAAATGTCCCGGGCAATTAATGTATTCAAAATGCGGGGATCTTGGCATGACAAAGGTATCCGCGAGTACAATATAACTGCTGCCGGCCCAGATATTAAAGATTCTTTCCGGAATTATGAAAGAATTGTTAGTGGTGCTCCTACCCGCGTTAGTATCGATGAAAAGGCGGAACTTTCTCGCATAGTCAAAAGTTTTGAAGGTAAACAGAGTTCCGATTCCTAA
- a CDS encoding helix-turn-helix domain-containing protein, which translates to MNLLKEFLFNPPERKIPLDQPPLETLPQWGHWLETPEMMVAIIPPGHLEVNIRSPLNLVVTSFGETQGIAAFNSDRLQPYQALPGGFDIVPNGTTYSSVEDAACFVVFGYSQSFLERIVQVEAEGQTIELQPGQIPKTHWGLSVAIAIQEFFDNGQTGGAFYLESVATAVLAQIIYRRSNFSGRFKRPPEFLEPNSFKVVLEYIRAHLSQELSLNQIAATIGFSPYHFARAFQVTTGLSPYQYILRCRLEFAEQLLRTQKLPLAQVAVAAGFGNQSHMTSVFKRMLHTTPKRYQQDISGV; encoded by the coding sequence ATGAATCTGCTCAAAGAGTTTTTGTTCAATCCCCCAGAACGCAAAATCCCTCTGGATCAACCCCCGTTAGAAACTCTACCTCAGTGGGGACACTGGCTAGAAACACCAGAGATGATGGTAGCAATTATTCCCCCAGGACATTTAGAAGTCAATATTCGTTCACCACTTAACCTTGTAGTCACAAGTTTTGGGGAAACGCAGGGAATTGCTGCCTTCAATAGCGATCGCCTACAACCTTACCAAGCACTACCAGGAGGTTTTGATATTGTGCCGAATGGTACTACTTATAGTTCGGTAGAAGATGCTGCTTGTTTTGTGGTGTTTGGATATTCCCAATCTTTTCTTGAGCGCATAGTCCAAGTTGAAGCCGAAGGACAGACAATTGAATTACAGCCAGGGCAAATTCCTAAAACTCATTGGGGTTTGAGTGTTGCGATCGCTATACAAGAGTTTTTTGATAATGGACAAACTGGTGGTGCATTTTACTTAGAATCAGTCGCCACGGCAGTTTTGGCACAGATCATTTACCGCCGTTCCAACTTTTCTGGACGGTTTAAACGTCCTCCAGAATTTTTGGAGCCAAACTCGTTCAAGGTTGTCTTAGAATACATTAGAGCGCATTTATCCCAAGAACTGAGCCTGAACCAAATTGCTGCCACAATAGGATTTAGTCCCTATCATTTTGCACGCGCATTTCAAGTTACAACTGGACTGTCTCCTTATCAATATATCCTCCGGTGTCGGTTGGAATTTGCCGAACAATTATTACGCACCCAAAAGCTGCCCCTAGCACAGGTAGCAGTAGCAGCAGGATTTGGCAACCAGAGTCATATGACATCTGTGTTTAAACGAATGCTACATACAACTCCCAAGCGTTATCAGCAAGATATAAGTGGTGTTTAG
- the kaiB gene encoding circadian clock protein KaiB — MNKARKTYVLKLYVAGNTPNSVRALKTLKDILEQEFQGVYALKVIDVLKSPQLAEEDKILATPTLSKILPPPVRKIIGDLSDRERVLIGLDLLYEELSEEGWEE; from the coding sequence ATGAATAAAGCACGAAAGACCTATGTTCTCAAGCTTTATGTAGCTGGAAACACACCTAACTCAGTACGGGCATTAAAAACACTAAAAGATATTTTAGAGCAAGAATTTCAAGGTGTTTATGCTTTGAAAGTCATTGATGTTTTAAAAAGCCCCCAACTAGCAGAAGAGGATAAAATATTAGCCACACCCACATTATCTAAAATTTTACCTCCACCTGTGCGGAAAATAATTGGTGACCTTTCAGACAGAGAAAGAGTATTGATTGGATTGGATTTACTATATGAAGAACTGAGTGAAGAAGGCTGGGAAGAATAA
- a CDS encoding TolC family protein gives MKGQQLFHTFLPGVTAAVLTSQPAWAGTVKVDRVQLTSSPNVVTSTYSQTLVADATNFQLNDPVGNKFTTLVPTNNWNLRNVKRLSDRTLPAIAIGNNSSFKAQILRENQSRFFHLTSTSYISQQPDLKKSPESNQIQNNLATTGEKLERKVVSSSRRKLSLIEQRNLLLSASQPVITPKKNPQAQLQAALSPTTTNLGSAKLLAIPNCSEGGNNSTSSGYLLLKSGSCQTATTAKDLLAQTPATVNPTPGSAVQIPTAPATVNPTPGSAVQIPTVPATGTPTPGVTVPVTAPATGTQTPSGTVQVPENLTPNPNPLQFPTKPEEVTIQGNQPITLAQALELAKRSNRQLQVSQLELERSRAALREAQAALFPTVGVSADVTRQRTVSETYNVKVQQQGQEGLPPAFREQIDPAPSTTNFNGQAQLSYDIYTSGSRQANIRAAEEQVRFNELAVENQAEEIRLTVSTDYYNLQQRDEQVRIAQSAVANAQASLRDAEALERAGVGTRFDVLRSQVNLANSQQDLTNAISLQQIARRQLAARLSLPQLVNITAADPVRLAGLWNQTLEQSIILALQNRPDLQQQLAQRNINEQQRRQALAALGPQVSLIASYQLFDQFNDNISVADGYSVGVRATLNLFDGGAARARAAQARANIAIAETNFAEQRNQIRFQVEQAFSTQQSSLENVQTANTALEQAREALRLARLRFQAGVGTQTDVINSENDLTRAEGNRITAILDYNRALAQLQRAVTLRAFR, from the coding sequence GTGAAAGGACAGCAATTATTCCATACTTTTTTGCCTGGTGTAACAGCAGCAGTATTGACAAGTCAGCCTGCTTGGGCTGGTACTGTGAAAGTTGATCGGGTACAGCTGACATCTTCTCCTAATGTTGTGACTTCTACCTATAGTCAAACTTTAGTTGCAGATGCTACGAATTTCCAATTAAATGACCCGGTGGGGAATAAGTTTACCACCTTAGTACCTACTAATAATTGGAATTTACGGAATGTGAAACGTTTAAGCGATCGCACTTTACCCGCGATCGCTATAGGCAATAATAGTTCGTTTAAAGCACAAATACTTAGAGAAAATCAAAGTAGATTTTTCCATCTGACATCTACCTCATATATTTCCCAACAACCAGATTTAAAAAAATCTCCTGAAAGCAACCAAATACAAAATAACTTAGCCACCACTGGAGAAAAATTAGAGCGTAAAGTCGTTTCTAGTTCTAGAAGAAAACTGTCGCTGATTGAGCAAAGAAACTTACTGTTGTCTGCTTCACAACCAGTAATTACCCCAAAGAAAAATCCTCAAGCTCAATTGCAGGCAGCTTTATCACCTACAACTACAAATCTCGGCTCGGCAAAGTTGTTGGCAATACCCAATTGCTCAGAGGGGGGGAACAACTCAACCTCTTCAGGCTATTTACTTTTAAAATCTGGAAGCTGTCAAACCGCTACAACTGCTAAGGATCTGCTGGCTCAAACACCAGCAACAGTGAATCCTACACCTGGTAGTGCTGTACAAATTCCCACCGCACCAGCAACAGTGAATCCTACACCTGGTAGTGCTGTACAAATTCCCACCGTGCCAGCAACAGGAACTCCCACACCAGGGGTTACGGTACCTGTAACTGCGCCAGCAACTGGGACTCAGACACCCAGTGGTACCGTGCAGGTTCCAGAAAACTTAACTCCTAACCCCAACCCGTTGCAATTTCCTACTAAACCCGAAGAAGTCACCATTCAAGGAAATCAGCCGATTACTTTGGCGCAAGCATTGGAGTTAGCAAAGCGTAGCAATCGGCAGTTACAGGTGTCGCAGTTAGAACTGGAGCGTAGTCGAGCCGCGCTACGTGAAGCGCAAGCTGCTCTTTTTCCCACTGTAGGTGTGAGTGCTGATGTGACTCGTCAGCGGACTGTTTCCGAGACCTACAATGTCAAAGTCCAACAGCAGGGACAAGAAGGACTACCACCTGCATTCCGCGAACAAATTGACCCAGCACCCAGTACAACAAATTTTAATGGTCAAGCACAACTCAGTTATGACATCTATACTTCTGGTAGCCGCCAAGCTAATATTCGCGCGGCTGAAGAACAGGTACGTTTTAATGAGTTGGCTGTAGAGAATCAGGCTGAAGAAATTCGCTTGACTGTCTCTACAGATTATTACAATCTGCAACAACGTGACGAACAAGTACGTATTGCTCAGTCGGCGGTAGCAAATGCCCAAGCAAGTTTGCGGGATGCGGAAGCATTAGAGCGAGCTGGGGTTGGTACGAGATTCGATGTCCTGCGTTCTCAGGTAAATTTAGCGAACTCACAACAGGATTTAACTAATGCTATTTCCTTGCAGCAAATTGCCCGTCGTCAGTTAGCGGCTCGGTTGAGTTTGCCACAGTTGGTAAATATTACAGCCGCAGATCCTGTAAGATTAGCTGGCCTTTGGAACCAGACATTAGAACAAAGTATTATCCTCGCTTTGCAAAACCGCCCAGATTTACAACAACAATTGGCACAACGAAACATCAACGAACAACAAAGACGGCAAGCATTAGCAGCTTTAGGGCCACAGGTAAGTTTAATTGCTAGCTATCAGTTGTTCGATCAGTTTAACGATAATATCAGCGTTGCCGATGGTTATTCAGTCGGGGTCAGAGCGACACTCAACTTATTTGATGGTGGAGCAGCTAGAGCTAGAGCAGCACAAGCTAGAGCGAATATTGCGATCGCGGAAACAAATTTTGCGGAACAGCGCAATCAAATCCGCTTCCAAGTAGAACAAGCCTTTTCTACTCAGCAATCTAGTTTAGAAAACGTTCAAACTGCCAATACGGCTCTAGAACAGGCTAGAGAAGCTTTGCGTCTAGCACGTTTGCGTTTTCAAGCAGGTGTAGGTACTCAAACTGATGTGATTAACTCAGAAAACGATTTAACCAGAGCCGAGGGTAATCGGATCACAGCAATTTTGGACTACAACCGTGCTTTAGCTCAGTTACAACGCGCTGTCACTTTAAGAGCATTTCGGTAG
- a CDS encoding SDR family NAD(P)-dependent oxidoreductase yields the protein MSTALITGASSGIGRAFAQELAARNTNLVLVARSADKLHQLTEEIQKNYQIKVEVIVKDLTEPHAAQAVFEATQAKGLSIDLLINNAGFGDYGDFASSDGEKQVKIVQLNILSLVDLTHKFLPLMRQRQSGSIINVSSITAFQPMPYLSVYAASKAFILSFSQALWAENRPYGIRVLVTCPGPIETNFFAEANFPPTLAGNTNQMFTSEEVVQASLKALENWQPSVVIGDVKTQVRTTLARVVPRKILLNMLARSFKSS from the coding sequence ATGTCAACTGCTTTAATTACAGGTGCCTCTAGTGGTATTGGTAGAGCCTTTGCCCAAGAACTAGCTGCACGTAATACAAATCTTGTTTTAGTGGCACGTTCAGCAGATAAACTACATCAGCTTACTGAAGAAATCCAAAAAAATTATCAAATTAAAGTTGAAGTTATAGTTAAAGACTTAACAGAACCTCATGCAGCTCAAGCAGTTTTTGAAGCCACACAAGCAAAGGGATTATCTATTGACTTATTAATTAATAATGCTGGGTTCGGTGATTATGGAGATTTTGCTAGTTCCGATGGGGAAAAGCAAGTCAAAATAGTGCAATTAAATATTCTATCTTTAGTAGATTTAACTCATAAATTTCTACCTTTGATGCGCCAACGTCAATCAGGCAGCATTATCAATGTATCTTCAATTACGGCATTTCAACCAATGCCCTATCTTTCGGTTTATGCTGCTAGCAAAGCTTTTATTCTCAGTTTTAGTCAAGCATTATGGGCAGAAAATCGCCCTTATGGTATTCGAGTTCTTGTGACTTGTCCGGGGCCAATAGAAACTAACTTTTTTGCTGAAGCTAATTTTCCGCCAACTTTAGCAGGAAATACAAATCAAATGTTTACTAGTGAAGAAGTGGTACAAGCTTCTTTAAAAGCTTTGGAAAATTGGCAACCAAGCGTTGTAATTGGTGATGTCAAAACTCAAGTTAGAACTACATTAGCTAGAGTAGTACCAAGAAAAATTCTGCTAAATATGTTGGCAAGAAGTTTTAAATCTTCATAG
- the mnmA gene encoding tRNA 2-thiouridine(34) synthase MnmA has product MKKVVVGLSGGVDSSVAAAIIHNQGYEVIGLTLWLMKGKGQCCSEGMIDAANICEQLGIPHQVVDIRDVFQTNIVDYLVSGYSAGITPLPCSQCNKTVKFGPMVQYAREQLGCDRIATGHYARINYDQATGRYQLLRAIDRNKDQSYFLYDLSQDLLAATVFPLGEMQKADTRRIAAEYSLATADKPESQDLCLVESNGSMRAFLDKYLAPKTGDIVDTAGKVLGQHDGVHHYTIGQRKGLGIAAAEPLYVIELDAVNNRVVVGDRTKATQPECTVNRVNWVSIAEPSAPIHAEVQIRYRSQPTPVTVIPLENSRVRLVFDEPQFSITPGQAAVWYEGEKVLGGGIIEQFT; this is encoded by the coding sequence ATGAAAAAAGTCGTCGTTGGTCTTTCCGGTGGCGTTGACAGTTCCGTCGCTGCTGCAATTATACACAATCAGGGCTATGAAGTTATTGGTTTGACACTTTGGCTAATGAAAGGCAAAGGTCAATGTTGCTCTGAAGGAATGATCGACGCGGCTAATATCTGCGAACAATTGGGTATTCCCCATCAAGTTGTTGATATTCGCGATGTCTTTCAGACCAATATTGTCGATTACTTAGTTTCTGGTTACAGCGCTGGGATCACACCTCTGCCTTGCTCGCAGTGTAATAAAACTGTGAAATTTGGCCCAATGGTGCAGTACGCTCGCGAACAACTGGGATGCGATCGCATCGCTACGGGTCATTATGCCCGGATTAACTATGATCAAGCTACTGGACGCTATCAGCTTTTAAGAGCTATCGACCGCAATAAAGACCAATCTTACTTCCTATATGATTTGTCTCAAGATTTACTAGCAGCTACCGTATTTCCCCTAGGTGAAATGCAAAAAGCTGACACCCGCCGGATTGCTGCTGAATACAGTCTCGCAACCGCCGACAAACCAGAAAGCCAAGATTTATGCTTAGTAGAAAGCAACGGTTCCATGCGGGCATTTTTAGATAAATATTTGGCTCCCAAAACAGGCGATATTGTCGATACAGCCGGTAAAGTTTTGGGGCAGCATGATGGTGTCCATCATTACACAATTGGGCAGCGTAAAGGCTTAGGTATTGCTGCCGCCGAACCACTGTATGTGATTGAATTAGATGCAGTTAATAATAGAGTGGTAGTAGGCGATCGCACTAAAGCCACCCAACCAGAATGCACCGTTAATCGGGTAAATTGGGTTTCCATTGCCGAACCTTCTGCCCCTATTCACGCCGAAGTGCAAATTCGCTATCGTTCTCAACCCACCCCTGTCACCGTAATTCCCTTAGAAAACTCCCGCGTCCGTCTAGTGTTTGATGAACCCCAGTTCAGCATCACCCCCGGACAAGCTGCGGTGTGGTACGAAGGCGAGAAAGTTTTAGGCGGCGGAATTATTGAGCAGTTTACCTAA
- a CDS encoding photosystem II S4 domain protein yields the protein MLPREELLKSVENRDSVARVIDQAEQAIKTWEVVLTDFLSPPELAEIQRVFSRLTEVQLVAWGGYPQAERQRVAIARAELPLDPSQVALTALEIAGNFLFDTATHRDFLGAMLGTGIVREKTGDIIVLGERGAQAIVAPELAEFLEMNLKQVRSVPVKTQPIEISELKVREPKKKEMTTVEASLRLDAIASAGFGMSRSKMVDLIDSGDVRVNWKEVSQASSQVKTGDLIAIRGKGRLEVGEVAITKKDRYRVQLTRYM from the coding sequence ATGTTGCCCAGAGAAGAACTTTTAAAAAGTGTTGAAAATCGAGATAGTGTAGCGCGTGTAATCGATCAGGCGGAACAAGCAATTAAAACTTGGGAAGTTGTGCTGACAGATTTTTTGTCTCCCCCAGAATTAGCAGAAATTCAACGCGTATTTAGTCGGTTAACAGAGGTGCAGTTGGTGGCGTGGGGTGGATATCCCCAAGCCGAACGCCAAAGAGTTGCGATCGCCCGTGCAGAATTACCTTTAGATCCATCTCAAGTAGCCTTAACAGCATTAGAAATTGCTGGGAATTTTTTGTTTGATACTGCCACACATCGCGACTTTTTAGGCGCAATGCTAGGGACAGGCATTGTCAGAGAAAAGACAGGAGATATTATTGTTTTGGGCGAACGCGGCGCACAAGCAATTGTTGCACCGGAGTTAGCAGAATTTTTAGAGATGAATCTCAAGCAGGTGCGATCGGTTCCGGTAAAAACCCAACCTATTGAGATTAGCGAATTAAAGGTTAGAGAACCTAAGAAAAAAGAAATGACTACTGTCGAGGCATCTTTAAGATTAGATGCGATCGCCTCTGCTGGTTTTGGGATGTCGCGCAGCAAAATGGTAGATTTAATCGATTCCGGTGATGTGCGCGTTAACTGGAAGGAAGTATCTCAAGCTAGTTCTCAAGTCAAAACAGGGGATTTAATCGCCATTCGCGGTAAGGGACGGTTAGAAGTTGGGGAAGTTGCTATTACTAAAAAAGACCGTTACCGAGTTCAATTAACCAGGTATATGTAA
- a CDS encoding MAPEG family protein: MMVLIPISTFFIGCHGLLALFLSYLVAMERTRTRIWHGASPGEIASQPNYLDRPNAWARFVEKITQQFIVAKNMDDGALQRTMRAYGNFTEYVPLSLIFLIALELMQAERVLLWMLGTLLIVARIAHAWGLIQTYGPSPGRAIGFFGTWVVYVVGSVACLYYSVQKF; the protein is encoded by the coding sequence ATGATGGTTCTTATTCCTATTTCCACCTTCTTTATTGGCTGTCATGGGCTACTTGCCTTATTTTTGTCATATCTAGTGGCAATGGAACGCACTCGTACTCGGATTTGGCATGGTGCATCTCCAGGTGAGATCGCATCACAACCCAATTACTTAGATCGTCCTAATGCTTGGGCAAGGTTTGTGGAAAAAATCACACAACAGTTTATTGTCGCCAAAAATATGGATGATGGGGCTTTGCAGCGTACTATGCGAGCCTATGGTAACTTTACAGAATACGTACCCCTGAGTCTGATATTCCTGATTGCCCTAGAGTTAATGCAGGCGGAGAGGGTACTGTTGTGGATGCTAGGTACTCTGTTAATAGTTGCGCGGATTGCTCATGCTTGGGGATTAATACAGACTTATGGCCCATCACCAGGTAGAGCAATCGGTTTCTTTGGCACTTGGGTTGTTTATGTAGTCGGTAGTGTGGCTTGTCTTTACTACAGTGTGCAGAAATTTTGA
- a CDS encoding GNAT family N-acetyltransferase — MHQRLQITTPRLELLPCSLEVAEGAIAKNTSVVEKLLQVKLPDDWYASHVLDFLPTYAQMLRDDPSVLGWGVWLMIHTSDSTLIGDLGFAGKPDAQGTVELGYEVLEKYRRQGYTFEAVKALVNFTFTQPGVKRINAHAPQDIVASCRILEKLGMEHLETFDSPDYPTAPLLKWQMTLESNSSQE; from the coding sequence ATGCATCAGAGATTACAAATTACCACACCGCGCCTTGAGTTACTGCCTTGTTCTTTGGAGGTAGCAGAAGGCGCGATCGCAAAAAATACATCCGTAGTTGAGAAGCTCTTACAGGTAAAGCTCCCCGATGATTGGTATGCTTCTCATGTACTGGATTTCTTACCTACCTATGCTCAAATGCTGAGAGATGATCCATCTGTGTTAGGTTGGGGTGTGTGGCTGATGATTCACACTAGTGACTCTACCTTGATAGGCGATTTGGGATTTGCTGGTAAACCTGATGCACAAGGAACTGTGGAATTAGGTTATGAGGTGCTAGAAAAGTATCGTCGTCAGGGATATACCTTTGAAGCAGTAAAAGCATTAGTCAATTTTACCTTTACACAACCCGGAGTGAAGCGAATTAATGCCCATGCTCCACAAGATATTGTGGCATCTTGTCGAATTTTAGAAAAGCTGGGAATGGAGCATTTGGAAACATTTGATTCGCCTGATTATCCAACTGCACCGCTCTTGAAATGGCAGATGACGCTAGAATCAAACAGTAGTCAGGAGTAA